The following are from one region of the Andrena cerasifolii isolate SP2316 chromosome 1, iyAndCera1_principal, whole genome shotgun sequence genome:
- the LOC143373906 gene encoding uncharacterized protein LOC143373906 isoform X3, with translation MSNGKNQFLSFVNQDDSVLRRVQNMPSGTNDVVAFDYLQKYVNSLESKDSGMNVSSIAANNSNIALYLNCKNNDYKSTNFNNADYKFIKLENALLQNAISSHTELKAKYIRQDHLKMENMAIKSIFSFDERNDYIDDTKLMSTACSNVIGSQDIRNNNRPITVKKPFIIEKCIFTQIKEKSHDTENDNKSSNDENNDPETKFIALANQNKSKINGSDILDKQIKACSQCSMTFRYKRHLDRHLEGHQKNNCSHCNAKFARRKHLEIHLFRSHGERVTKYPHSCDVCSRSFPKRTLLHRHRAKHNYENGKVCSDCGEMLKAEEDDKEHKKNHCTRKQFECKRCSQTFSIEQTYLTHIQNHDNHKCSKCDVAFASKKKTHEHYKMVHSTKLNDNKLSNDGVYFCADCKHTFFKQDDYSRHLESTSHLSKINREIPLKDIFACPICSKKLISRRALDQHVRRIHKGEKRFACNIYGCTFQCARKSDLDRHKQLHVEQRNIVCEQCGKTFTSVSILNDHVLYVHNKERQFVCEECGKTFKRNSLLKRHKLSHQQYRPFSCMQCNTAFKRSHHLTRHMETCHRITLEKKKKVVKLMKTEDGHLVPIPEKPRNLKPKKLKIKGSNTVLTSNEKALCFESTDIASEDFNSSLELQSLPNPDDLYINAEQIVTVEVSGPKTLTMNNLIDQFDTNSNEILNLTSYQDLEYQHGILNSDQNFYDHTNYSELSLGAAEGTSLFVDSNINKVDSLPIENYLNQPFPLFLNL, from the exons ATGTCAAATGGTAAAAATCAGTTTCTTTCATTTGTCAATCAG gATGACTCTGTACTACGAAGAGTACAAAACATGCCTTCAGGGACTAATGATGTTGTAGCCTtcgattatttacaaaagtacgTAAATAGTCTGGAAAGTAAAGATTCAGGAATGAATGTGTCTTCTATCGCTGCAAATAATTCAAACATCGCATTGTATTTGAATTGCAAAAATAACGATTACAAAAGTACCAATTTTAATAATGCAGATTACAAGTTTATAAAACTTGAGAATGCCCTTTTGCAGAATGCGATCAGTTCTCATACTGAATTAAAAGCGAAATACATAAGGCAAGACCATTTGAAAATGGAAAACATGGCTATAAAGTCTATTTTCTCGTTTGACGAACGAAATGATTATATCGATGATACAAAATTAATGTCAACGGCATGTAGCAATGTAATTGGTTCGCAAGATATCAGGAATAACAATAGACCTATTACtgtaaaaaagccttttataatcgagaaatgtatttttacacaaattaAGGAGAAATCTCATGATACAGAAAACGACAATAAAAGTTCGAACGATGAGAACAATGATCCCGAGACTAAGTTTATAGCGTTGGCTAATCAAAACAAAAGTAAAATCAATGGGTCGGATATATTAGACAAGCAAATAAAAGCATGCAGCCAGTGTTCGATGACGTTCAGATACAAAAGGCATTTGGATCGACACCTGGAAGGTCATCAGAAAAATAATTGTTCTCATTGCAATGCTAAATTTGCCAGGCGCAAGCACCTTGAAATACATTTGTTCCGTTCGCACGGCGAAAGAGTAACGAAGTATCCGCATTCCTGCGACGTATGCTCTCGCAGCTTCCCTAAACGTACCTTGTTACACCGTCATCGAGCTAAACACAACTACGAGAACGGCAAGGTCTGCTCGGATTGCGGAGAAATGCTGAAGGCGGAAGAAGACGACAAGGAGCATAAAAAGAATCATTGTACGAGAAAGCAGTTCGAATGTAAAAGATGCTCGCAAACATTCAGCATCGAGCAAACGTATCTGACTCATATCCAGAATCATGATAATCACAAATGTTCGAAGTGCGACGTTGCGTTTGCATCTAAAAAGAAGACGCACGAGCATTATAAAATGGTGCATTCTACGAAATTGAACGATAATAAACTATCGAACGATG GTGTTTATTTCTGCGCCGACTGTAAGCATACTTTTTTCAAACAGGACGATTACTCGCGTCATTTAGAATCCACTTCGCACCTCAGCAAAATAAACAGAGAGATACCTTTAAAAGATATCTTCGCCTGTCCAATTTGCTCTAAGAAATTAATATCACGCAGAGCGCTCGATCAACACGTCAGACGTATACATAAGGGAGAGAAGAGGTTTGCGTGCAACATTTACGGTTGCACATTTCAATGCGCAAGAAAGTCAGACTTAGATAGGCACAAGCAGTTGCACGTAGAGCAAAGGAACATTGTGTGCGAACAGTGCGGAAAAACTTTTACTAGCGTTAGTATTCTTAACGATCATGTTCTTTACGTACATAATAAGGAAAGGCAATTTGTCTGCGAAGAATGTGGTAAAACGTTTAAACGGAACAGTTTATTGAAAAGGCACAAACTGTCTCATCAGCAATATCGACCGTTTAGTTGTATGCAATGCAACACTGCGTTTAAAAGGTCGCATCATCTTACTCGTCACATGGAAACGTGTCACAGAATTACGcttgaaaagaagaagaag GTTGTGAAGCTCATGAAAACGGAAGATGGTCACCTCGTTCCGATACCAGAGAAACCAAGAAACCTTAAGCCCAAAAAGCTAAAAATTAAAGGATCTAATACAGTCTTAACGTCGAATGAAAAGGCCCTGTGCTTTGAGAGCACAGATATTGCTAGTGAAGATTTTAACTCAAGCTTGGAGCTCCAATCACTGCCTAATCCTGACGATCTCT ATATTAATGCAGAACAGATCGTTACTGTAGAAGTGTCTGGTCCAAAGACATTAACGATGAATAATCTGATAGACCAGTTTGATACGAATTCTAACGAGATACTAAATCTTACAAGTTATCAAGATCTGGAATATCAGCATGGGATTTTAAATTCGGATCAAAATTTCTACGACCATACAAACTACTCAGAGTTATCATTGGGAGCTGCTGAAGGAACGTCGCTTTTTGTAGACTCAAACATTAACAAAGTAGATAGTTTACCGATAGAGAATTACTTAAATCAACCATTTCCATTATTCTTAAATCTTTAA
- the LOC143373906 gene encoding uncharacterized protein LOC143373906 isoform X2 codes for MSNGKNQFLSFVNQDDSVLRRVQNMPSGTNDVVAFDYLQKYVNSLESKDSGMNVSSIAANNSNIALYLNCKNNDYKSTNFNNADYKFIKLENALLQNAISSHTELKAKYIRQDHLKMENMAIKSIFSFDERNDYIDDTKLMSTACSNVIGSQDIRNNNRPITVKKPFIIEKCIFTQIKEKSHDTENDNKSSNDENNDPETKFIALANQNKSKINGSDILDKQIKACSQCSMTFRYKRHLDRHLEGHQKNNCSHCNAKFARRKHLEIHLFRSHGERVTKYPHSCDVCSRSFPKRTLLHRHRAKHNYENGKVCSDCGEMLKAEEDDKEHKKNHCTRKQFECKRCSQTFSIEQTYLTHIQNHDNHKCSKCDVAFASKKKTHEHYKMVHSTKLNDNKLSNDGVYFCADCKHTFFKQDDYSRHLESTSHLSKINREIPLKDIFACPICSKKLISRRALDQHVRRIHKGEKRFACNIYGCTFQCARKSDLDRHKQLHVEQRNIVCEQCGKTFTSVSILNDHVLYVHNKERQFVCEECGKTFKRNSLLKRHKLSHQQYRPFSCMQCNTAFKRSHHLTRHMETCHRITLEKKKKVVKLMKTEDGHLVPIPEKPRNLKPKKLKIKGSNTVLTSNEKALCFESTDIASEDFNSSLELQSLPNPDDLLDINAEQIVTVEVSGPKTLTMNNLIDQFDTNSNEILNLTSYQDLEYQHGILNSDQNFYDHTNYSELSLGAAEGTSLFVDSNINKVDSLPIENYLNQPFPLFLNL; via the exons ATGTCAAATGGTAAAAATCAGTTTCTTTCATTTGTCAATCAG gATGACTCTGTACTACGAAGAGTACAAAACATGCCTTCAGGGACTAATGATGTTGTAGCCTtcgattatttacaaaagtacgTAAATAGTCTGGAAAGTAAAGATTCAGGAATGAATGTGTCTTCTATCGCTGCAAATAATTCAAACATCGCATTGTATTTGAATTGCAAAAATAACGATTACAAAAGTACCAATTTTAATAATGCAGATTACAAGTTTATAAAACTTGAGAATGCCCTTTTGCAGAATGCGATCAGTTCTCATACTGAATTAAAAGCGAAATACATAAGGCAAGACCATTTGAAAATGGAAAACATGGCTATAAAGTCTATTTTCTCGTTTGACGAACGAAATGATTATATCGATGATACAAAATTAATGTCAACGGCATGTAGCAATGTAATTGGTTCGCAAGATATCAGGAATAACAATAGACCTATTACtgtaaaaaagccttttataatcgagaaatgtatttttacacaaattaAGGAGAAATCTCATGATACAGAAAACGACAATAAAAGTTCGAACGATGAGAACAATGATCCCGAGACTAAGTTTATAGCGTTGGCTAATCAAAACAAAAGTAAAATCAATGGGTCGGATATATTAGACAAGCAAATAAAAGCATGCAGCCAGTGTTCGATGACGTTCAGATACAAAAGGCATTTGGATCGACACCTGGAAGGTCATCAGAAAAATAATTGTTCTCATTGCAATGCTAAATTTGCCAGGCGCAAGCACCTTGAAATACATTTGTTCCGTTCGCACGGCGAAAGAGTAACGAAGTATCCGCATTCCTGCGACGTATGCTCTCGCAGCTTCCCTAAACGTACCTTGTTACACCGTCATCGAGCTAAACACAACTACGAGAACGGCAAGGTCTGCTCGGATTGCGGAGAAATGCTGAAGGCGGAAGAAGACGACAAGGAGCATAAAAAGAATCATTGTACGAGAAAGCAGTTCGAATGTAAAAGATGCTCGCAAACATTCAGCATCGAGCAAACGTATCTGACTCATATCCAGAATCATGATAATCACAAATGTTCGAAGTGCGACGTTGCGTTTGCATCTAAAAAGAAGACGCACGAGCATTATAAAATGGTGCATTCTACGAAATTGAACGATAATAAACTATCGAACGATG GTGTTTATTTCTGCGCCGACTGTAAGCATACTTTTTTCAAACAGGACGATTACTCGCGTCATTTAGAATCCACTTCGCACCTCAGCAAAATAAACAGAGAGATACCTTTAAAAGATATCTTCGCCTGTCCAATTTGCTCTAAGAAATTAATATCACGCAGAGCGCTCGATCAACACGTCAGACGTATACATAAGGGAGAGAAGAGGTTTGCGTGCAACATTTACGGTTGCACATTTCAATGCGCAAGAAAGTCAGACTTAGATAGGCACAAGCAGTTGCACGTAGAGCAAAGGAACATTGTGTGCGAACAGTGCGGAAAAACTTTTACTAGCGTTAGTATTCTTAACGATCATGTTCTTTACGTACATAATAAGGAAAGGCAATTTGTCTGCGAAGAATGTGGTAAAACGTTTAAACGGAACAGTTTATTGAAAAGGCACAAACTGTCTCATCAGCAATATCGACCGTTTAGTTGTATGCAATGCAACACTGCGTTTAAAAGGTCGCATCATCTTACTCGTCACATGGAAACGTGTCACAGAATTACGcttgaaaagaagaagaag GTTGTGAAGCTCATGAAAACGGAAGATGGTCACCTCGTTCCGATACCAGAGAAACCAAGAAACCTTAAGCCCAAAAAGCTAAAAATTAAAGGATCTAATACAGTCTTAACGTCGAATGAAAAGGCCCTGTGCTTTGAGAGCACAGATATTGCTAGTGAAGATTTTAACTCAAGCTTGGAGCTCCAATCACTGCCTAATCCTGACGATCTCT TAGATATTAATGCAGAACAGATCGTTACTGTAGAAGTGTCTGGTCCAAAGACATTAACGATGAATAATCTGATAGACCAGTTTGATACGAATTCTAACGAGATACTAAATCTTACAAGTTATCAAGATCTGGAATATCAGCATGGGATTTTAAATTCGGATCAAAATTTCTACGACCATACAAACTACTCAGAGTTATCATTGGGAGCTGCTGAAGGAACGTCGCTTTTTGTAGACTCAAACATTAACAAAGTAGATAGTTTACCGATAGAGAATTACTTAAATCAACCATTTCCATTATTCTTAAATCTTTAA
- the LOC143373906 gene encoding uncharacterized protein LOC143373906 isoform X1: MSNGKNQFLSFVNQDDSVLRRVQNMPSGTNDVVAFDYLQKYVNSLESKDSGMNVSSIAANNSNIALYLNCKNNDYKSTNFNNADYKFIKLENALLQNAISSHTELKAKYIRQDHLKMENMAIKSIFSFDERNDYIDDTKLMSTACSNVIGSQDIRNNNRPITVKKPFIIEKCIFTQIKEKSHDTENDNKSSNDENNDPETKFIALANQNKSKINGSDILDKQIKACSQCSMTFRYKRHLDRHLEGHQKNNCSHCNAKFARRKHLEIHLFRSHGERVTKYPHSCDVCSRSFPKRTLLHRHRAKHNYENGKVCSDCGEMLKAEEDDKEHKKNHCTRKQFECKRCSQTFSIEQTYLTHIQNHDNHKCSKCDVAFASKKKTHEHYKMVHSTKLNDNKLSNDGVYFCADCKHTFFKQDDYSRHLESTSHLSKINREIPLKDIFACPICSKKLISRRALDQHVRRIHKGEKRFACNIYGCTFQCARKSDLDRHKQLHVEQRNIVCEQCGKTFTSVSILNDHVLYVHNKERQFVCEECGKTFKRNSLLKRHKLSHQQYRPFSCMQCNTAFKRSHHLTRHMETCHRITLEKKKKVVKLMKTEDGHLVPIPEKPRNLKPKKLKIKGSNTVLTSNEKALCFESTDIASEDFNSSLELQSLPNPDDLCENPTLSLEFINLLPTTDSTPQVLSLVDINAEQIVTVEVSGPKTLTMNNLIDQFDTNSNEILNLTSYQDLEYQHGILNSDQNFYDHTNYSELSLGAAEGTSLFVDSNINKVDSLPIENYLNQPFPLFLNL; encoded by the exons ATGTCAAATGGTAAAAATCAGTTTCTTTCATTTGTCAATCAG gATGACTCTGTACTACGAAGAGTACAAAACATGCCTTCAGGGACTAATGATGTTGTAGCCTtcgattatttacaaaagtacgTAAATAGTCTGGAAAGTAAAGATTCAGGAATGAATGTGTCTTCTATCGCTGCAAATAATTCAAACATCGCATTGTATTTGAATTGCAAAAATAACGATTACAAAAGTACCAATTTTAATAATGCAGATTACAAGTTTATAAAACTTGAGAATGCCCTTTTGCAGAATGCGATCAGTTCTCATACTGAATTAAAAGCGAAATACATAAGGCAAGACCATTTGAAAATGGAAAACATGGCTATAAAGTCTATTTTCTCGTTTGACGAACGAAATGATTATATCGATGATACAAAATTAATGTCAACGGCATGTAGCAATGTAATTGGTTCGCAAGATATCAGGAATAACAATAGACCTATTACtgtaaaaaagccttttataatcgagaaatgtatttttacacaaattaAGGAGAAATCTCATGATACAGAAAACGACAATAAAAGTTCGAACGATGAGAACAATGATCCCGAGACTAAGTTTATAGCGTTGGCTAATCAAAACAAAAGTAAAATCAATGGGTCGGATATATTAGACAAGCAAATAAAAGCATGCAGCCAGTGTTCGATGACGTTCAGATACAAAAGGCATTTGGATCGACACCTGGAAGGTCATCAGAAAAATAATTGTTCTCATTGCAATGCTAAATTTGCCAGGCGCAAGCACCTTGAAATACATTTGTTCCGTTCGCACGGCGAAAGAGTAACGAAGTATCCGCATTCCTGCGACGTATGCTCTCGCAGCTTCCCTAAACGTACCTTGTTACACCGTCATCGAGCTAAACACAACTACGAGAACGGCAAGGTCTGCTCGGATTGCGGAGAAATGCTGAAGGCGGAAGAAGACGACAAGGAGCATAAAAAGAATCATTGTACGAGAAAGCAGTTCGAATGTAAAAGATGCTCGCAAACATTCAGCATCGAGCAAACGTATCTGACTCATATCCAGAATCATGATAATCACAAATGTTCGAAGTGCGACGTTGCGTTTGCATCTAAAAAGAAGACGCACGAGCATTATAAAATGGTGCATTCTACGAAATTGAACGATAATAAACTATCGAACGATG GTGTTTATTTCTGCGCCGACTGTAAGCATACTTTTTTCAAACAGGACGATTACTCGCGTCATTTAGAATCCACTTCGCACCTCAGCAAAATAAACAGAGAGATACCTTTAAAAGATATCTTCGCCTGTCCAATTTGCTCTAAGAAATTAATATCACGCAGAGCGCTCGATCAACACGTCAGACGTATACATAAGGGAGAGAAGAGGTTTGCGTGCAACATTTACGGTTGCACATTTCAATGCGCAAGAAAGTCAGACTTAGATAGGCACAAGCAGTTGCACGTAGAGCAAAGGAACATTGTGTGCGAACAGTGCGGAAAAACTTTTACTAGCGTTAGTATTCTTAACGATCATGTTCTTTACGTACATAATAAGGAAAGGCAATTTGTCTGCGAAGAATGTGGTAAAACGTTTAAACGGAACAGTTTATTGAAAAGGCACAAACTGTCTCATCAGCAATATCGACCGTTTAGTTGTATGCAATGCAACACTGCGTTTAAAAGGTCGCATCATCTTACTCGTCACATGGAAACGTGTCACAGAATTACGcttgaaaagaagaagaag GTTGTGAAGCTCATGAAAACGGAAGATGGTCACCTCGTTCCGATACCAGAGAAACCAAGAAACCTTAAGCCCAAAAAGCTAAAAATTAAAGGATCTAATACAGTCTTAACGTCGAATGAAAAGGCCCTGTGCTTTGAGAGCACAGATATTGCTAGTGAAGATTTTAACTCAAGCTTGGAGCTCCAATCACTGCCTAATCCTGACGATCTCTGTGAGAATCCAACATTGtcattagaatttataaatttattacctACTACAGACTCTACCCCTCAAGTTCTCTCGTTAGTAGATATTAATGCAGAACAGATCGTTACTGTAGAAGTGTCTGGTCCAAAGACATTAACGATGAATAATCTGATAGACCAGTTTGATACGAATTCTAACGAGATACTAAATCTTACAAGTTATCAAGATCTGGAATATCAGCATGGGATTTTAAATTCGGATCAAAATTTCTACGACCATACAAACTACTCAGAGTTATCATTGGGAGCTGCTGAAGGAACGTCGCTTTTTGTAGACTCAAACATTAACAAAGTAGATAGTTTACCGATAGAGAATTACTTAAATCAACCATTTCCATTATTCTTAAATCTTTAA
- the LOC143373915 gene encoding peptidyl-prolyl cis-trans isomerase FKBP8 isoform X2: MADGPVDSGTTQADFIKEELNFDVDPTDPMTKAALNDHQPEEWIDILGNGQLRKKVIKKGKTGTRPNRADICTLKIIGKLKDGTIAEEHEDLKVQLGDIEVIQGLDLAIALMDVDEVAEIEVYPRFAYGQLGKEPDIPPDATIFYTVELKSVELEEELETLSISQRKEIGNKKRERGNWWFTRNEPTLAMQCYRRALEFLLPIENRTSHQNDAEESTTDAELQALLEDRMKLYNNLAAAQMKTQAYDAALRSVESVLRCQPHNVKALFRKGKILHNKGEHESAYQVLLQAAKLEPETKAIQMELAILKEKNAKDAQHEKNLYRKMLGTHKSNNDSKSTKKENKSKTTSKLTWSIIGGASAALVGLLLYRFVS, translated from the exons atggcAGATGGACCGGTTGATTCAGGAACGACCCAGGCCGACTTCATCAAGGAGGAATTAAATTTTGATGTCGACCCAACAGATCCGATGACCAAAGCGGCTTTAAATGATCACCAGCCCGAAGAGTGGATAGATATTTTAGGGAATGGGCAGCTCAGAAAGAAAGTCATAAAAAAGGGTAAAACTGGGACGCGACCGAATAGAGCTGATATCTGTACtctgaaaattattggtaaACTAAAAGATGGTACGATAGCCGAGGAACACGAAGATCTTAAAGTTCAATTAGGGGACATCGAAGTGATTCAG GGATTGGATTTAGCAATTGCGCTTATGGACGTAGATGAAGTCGCAGAGATTGAAGTATATCCACGATTTGCTTATGGTCAACTAGGAAAAGAACCCGACATACCACCCGATGCTACTATCTTTTATACAGTCGAATTGAAATCTGTTGAACTTGAAGAAGAATTAGAGACGCTTAGCATTAGTCAACGAAAAGAAATTGG taacaaGAAGCGAGAACGTGGAAATTGGTGGTTCACTCGTAACGAACCAACGCTGGCGATGCAGTGTTACCGAAGGGCACTAGAGTTTCTACTACCAATAGAGAATCGTACTTCTCATCAAAATGATGCTGAAGAGTCTACAACCGATGCAGAATTGCAGGCTCTATTGGAAGATCGTATGaaactgtataataatttagcAGCTGCTCAAATGAAAACGCAAGCTTACGACGCAGCATTGAGGAGCGTAGAAAGTGTTCTGAGATGTCAGCCGCATAATGTAAAAGCACTTTTCAGAAAAG GAAAAATTTTGCATAATAAAGGAGAACACGAGTCGGCGTATCAAGTATTACTTCAAGCGGCAAAATTAGAGCCGGAGACAAAAGCTATTCAAATGGAGCTGGCAATTTTGAAAGAAAAGAACGCTAAAGATGCTCAACACGAGAAAAATTTGTACCGTAAAATGCTTGGTACCCATAAAAGCAATAATGATTCAAAAAGTACAAAGAAAGAGAATAAAAGTAAAACCACGTCGAAGCTTACATGGAGCATAATTGGAGGAGCAAGCGCAGCACTTGTAGGTTTACTTTTGTACAGATTTGTTTCATGA
- the LOC143373915 gene encoding peptidyl-prolyl cis-trans isomerase FKBP8 isoform X1, with product MTAETFEDKEMADGPVDSGTTQADFIKEELNFDVDPTDPMTKAALNDHQPEEWIDILGNGQLRKKVIKKGKTGTRPNRADICTLKIIGKLKDGTIAEEHEDLKVQLGDIEVIQGLDLAIALMDVDEVAEIEVYPRFAYGQLGKEPDIPPDATIFYTVELKSVELEEELETLSISQRKEIGNKKRERGNWWFTRNEPTLAMQCYRRALEFLLPIENRTSHQNDAEESTTDAELQALLEDRMKLYNNLAAAQMKTQAYDAALRSVESVLRCQPHNVKALFRKGKILHNKGEHESAYQVLLQAAKLEPETKAIQMELAILKEKNAKDAQHEKNLYRKMLGTHKSNNDSKSTKKENKSKTTSKLTWSIIGGASAALVGLLLYRFVS from the exons ATGACTGCCGAGACGTTTGAAGATAAGGAG atggcAGATGGACCGGTTGATTCAGGAACGACCCAGGCCGACTTCATCAAGGAGGAATTAAATTTTGATGTCGACCCAACAGATCCGATGACCAAAGCGGCTTTAAATGATCACCAGCCCGAAGAGTGGATAGATATTTTAGGGAATGGGCAGCTCAGAAAGAAAGTCATAAAAAAGGGTAAAACTGGGACGCGACCGAATAGAGCTGATATCTGTACtctgaaaattattggtaaACTAAAAGATGGTACGATAGCCGAGGAACACGAAGATCTTAAAGTTCAATTAGGGGACATCGAAGTGATTCAG GGATTGGATTTAGCAATTGCGCTTATGGACGTAGATGAAGTCGCAGAGATTGAAGTATATCCACGATTTGCTTATGGTCAACTAGGAAAAGAACCCGACATACCACCCGATGCTACTATCTTTTATACAGTCGAATTGAAATCTGTTGAACTTGAAGAAGAATTAGAGACGCTTAGCATTAGTCAACGAAAAGAAATTGG taacaaGAAGCGAGAACGTGGAAATTGGTGGTTCACTCGTAACGAACCAACGCTGGCGATGCAGTGTTACCGAAGGGCACTAGAGTTTCTACTACCAATAGAGAATCGTACTTCTCATCAAAATGATGCTGAAGAGTCTACAACCGATGCAGAATTGCAGGCTCTATTGGAAGATCGTATGaaactgtataataatttagcAGCTGCTCAAATGAAAACGCAAGCTTACGACGCAGCATTGAGGAGCGTAGAAAGTGTTCTGAGATGTCAGCCGCATAATGTAAAAGCACTTTTCAGAAAAG GAAAAATTTTGCATAATAAAGGAGAACACGAGTCGGCGTATCAAGTATTACTTCAAGCGGCAAAATTAGAGCCGGAGACAAAAGCTATTCAAATGGAGCTGGCAATTTTGAAAGAAAAGAACGCTAAAGATGCTCAACACGAGAAAAATTTGTACCGTAAAATGCTTGGTACCCATAAAAGCAATAATGATTCAAAAAGTACAAAGAAAGAGAATAAAAGTAAAACCACGTCGAAGCTTACATGGAGCATAATTGGAGGAGCAAGCGCAGCACTTGTAGGTTTACTTTTGTACAGATTTGTTTCATGA